A stretch of Coriobacteriia bacterium DNA encodes these proteins:
- a CDS encoding stage V sporulation protein S has product MEVLKVSSKSNPNSVAGALAGVIREQGAVEIQTVGAGALNQAVKAIAIARGFIAPSGLELTCVPAFADIVINGEERTAIRLLVEPRDMRRTST; this is encoded by the coding sequence GTGGAGGTCCTGAAGGTCTCCAGCAAGTCGAACCCGAACTCGGTCGCCGGCGCCCTGGCGGGCGTGATCCGGGAACAGGGCGCGGTCGAGATCCAGACCGTTGGCGCCGGCGCGCTCAACCAGGCGGTCAAGGCGATCGCGATCGCCCGGGGGTTCATCGCCCCCTCGGGCCTCGAGCTCACCTGCGTCCCGGCCTTCGCCGACATCGTCATCAACGGCGAGGAGCGCACCGCGATCCGATTGCTCGTCGAACCGCGGGACATGCGCCGTACGAGCACCTGA
- the rny gene encoding ribonuclease Y, whose translation MEIVPIVVALLVGAVLGYLLYRFSVASRYDRARHSAERIVADADKQAETLRKEALLEAKDEIFRMRADAEEEAKERRKELGGLENRLIQREESIERRAESLDKREHQLASIQGQVDKRAADLEELIAEERDRLESLAGMTAEDAKSELLGRIADDVKREAATFIRDAEMRAREDADKKARNIVGIAIQRVAADHTAESTVSVVHIPSDDMKGRIIGREGRNIRAFEQLTGINLIIDDTPEAVILSSFDPVRREVGRLTLESLIADGRIHPARIEEMFKKAESLVDGQIHEAGEQAAFEGGVHNLHPELIRTLGRLRFRTSYGQNVLKHSLEVAHLAGVMAAELGIDAKLAKRAGLLHDVGKAIDHEVEGPHATIGADLAKRLGESKPILHAIEAHHGDVEPATVEAVLVQAADAVSAARPGARRETLESYIKRLEKLEALAEGHKGVEKTYAMQAGREIRVMVKPDDISDADAVVLARDIAKQIEEEMEYPGQIKVMVIRESRAVEYAK comes from the coding sequence ATGGAGATCGTCCCTATCGTCGTAGCCCTGCTCGTCGGCGCTGTCCTCGGCTATCTGCTGTACCGCTTCTCCGTCGCCAGCAGGTACGATCGCGCCCGGCACTCAGCCGAGCGCATCGTCGCCGACGCGGACAAGCAGGCCGAGACGCTCAGGAAGGAGGCGCTGCTCGAGGCGAAGGACGAGATCTTCCGCATGCGAGCCGACGCGGAGGAGGAAGCCAAGGAGCGCCGCAAGGAACTCGGGGGCCTCGAGAACCGGCTGATACAGCGCGAGGAGAGCATCGAGCGCCGAGCCGAGAGCCTCGACAAGCGCGAGCACCAGCTCGCAAGCATCCAGGGGCAGGTCGATAAGCGTGCCGCCGACCTCGAGGAGCTCATCGCCGAGGAGCGCGACCGCCTCGAGTCGCTGGCCGGCATGACGGCCGAGGACGCCAAGAGCGAACTGCTCGGCCGCATCGCGGACGACGTGAAGCGAGAGGCCGCGACGTTCATCCGCGACGCGGAGATGCGCGCCCGCGAAGACGCGGACAAGAAGGCGCGCAACATCGTCGGCATCGCGATCCAGCGCGTCGCCGCCGACCACACGGCGGAATCCACCGTGTCGGTCGTGCATATCCCGTCCGACGACATGAAGGGCCGGATCATCGGGCGCGAGGGGCGAAACATCCGGGCCTTCGAGCAGCTCACGGGCATCAACCTCATCATCGACGACACCCCCGAGGCGGTCATACTCTCCAGCTTCGATCCCGTGCGCCGAGAGGTGGGACGCCTCACGCTGGAGAGCCTCATAGCCGACGGCCGGATCCACCCCGCGCGGATAGAGGAGATGTTCAAGAAGGCCGAATCGCTCGTCGACGGCCAGATCCACGAGGCCGGGGAGCAGGCCGCCTTCGAGGGCGGCGTCCACAACCTGCATCCCGAGCTCATCCGCACGCTGGGACGGCTCAGGTTCCGCACCTCCTACGGGCAGAACGTGCTCAAACACAGCCTCGAGGTCGCGCACCTCGCCGGCGTCATGGCGGCCGAGCTCGGTATCGACGCGAAGCTCGCCAAGCGGGCCGGGCTGCTGCACGACGTCGGCAAGGCGATCGACCACGAGGTCGAAGGACCGCACGCCACCATCGGCGCCGACCTCGCCAAGCGTCTCGGGGAGTCCAAGCCCATCCTGCACGCGATCGAGGCGCACCACGGCGACGTGGAGCCCGCCACGGTGGAGGCGGTGCTCGTTCAGGCCGCCGACGCGGTCTCCGCGGCGCGCCCCGGCGCCCGTCGCGAGACGCTCGAGAGCTACATCAAGCGCCTCGAGAAGCTCGAGGCGCTGGCCGAGGGCCACAAGGGCGTCGAGAAGACCTACGCCATGCAGGCCGGGCGCGAGATCCGCGTCATGGTCAAACCCGACGACATCTCGGATGCCGACGCCGTCGTGCTCGCGCGCGACATCGCCAAGCAGATCGAGGAGGAGATGGAGTACCCGGGCCAGATCAAGGTCATGGTCATCCGCGAGAGCCGCGCGGTCGAGTACGCCAAGTAG
- a CDS encoding ATP-binding protein, whose product MPADDLIDFVSAVSGEAYLKVEESLGDGFVRLRTAEAERRQAKHDIRSFEDVVVELLRNSRDAHAQQVFLANSREGDTRTLTVIDDGVGVPPHLHDAVFEPRVTSKLETMVMDRWGVHGRGMALFSVRSNTVSARVSDSAVHKGTALTVVSDVTTLGERADQSTWPVVERDEAGSLRVLKGPHNVTRRVLEFACEHPELDVFLGSPAEVLATLHALARDRLDTSDLLFCDDLTRLPVWQRPAACSDAAELTATAGLLGLEVSERTAHRVFAGELAPLDTVVHHALVEDEPAPAPAPDIYRDRRGLRLHHTDLSAFKRDLEDAFDRLAERYYLSLRGEPRISVGRDAIRVRFDVDKED is encoded by the coding sequence ATGCCCGCAGACGACCTCATCGACTTCGTGTCCGCAGTCTCCGGAGAGGCCTACCTCAAGGTGGAGGAGTCCCTCGGCGACGGGTTCGTGCGCCTTCGCACCGCGGAGGCCGAGCGCCGGCAGGCCAAGCACGACATCCGCTCGTTCGAGGACGTCGTCGTGGAACTGCTGCGCAACTCTCGCGACGCCCACGCCCAGCAGGTCTTCCTCGCGAACTCGCGAGAGGGCGACACGCGGACGCTCACGGTCATCGACGACGGCGTCGGCGTGCCGCCGCACCTGCACGACGCCGTCTTCGAGCCGCGCGTGACCTCCAAGCTCGAGACGATGGTGATGGACCGGTGGGGCGTGCACGGCAGGGGGATGGCGCTGTTCTCGGTGCGGTCGAACACCGTGAGCGCGCGAGTGTCCGATTCCGCCGTCCACAAAGGGACCGCCTTGACGGTCGTCTCGGACGTGACCACGCTCGGCGAGAGGGCGGACCAGTCGACGTGGCCGGTCGTCGAGCGCGACGAGGCGGGCTCGCTGCGGGTGCTCAAGGGACCGCACAACGTGACGCGCCGCGTGCTGGAGTTCGCCTGCGAGCACCCCGAACTGGACGTCTTCCTCGGCAGCCCCGCCGAGGTCCTGGCTACGCTGCACGCGCTGGCCCGCGACCGTCTGGACACCTCCGACCTGCTCTTCTGCGACGACCTGACCCGCCTGCCCGTATGGCAGCGGCCCGCCGCGTGCTCGGACGCCGCCGAGCTCACCGCCACCGCGGGGCTCCTCGGGCTGGAGGTCTCGGAACGGACCGCTCATCGCGTGTTCGCCGGCGAGCTCGCGCCGCTGGACACGGTCGTCCACCACGCGCTCGTGGAGGACGAGCCGGCACCGGCGCCGGCGCCCGACATCTACCGGGACCGCAGGGGACTGCGTCTCCATCACACCGACCTGTCCGCGTTCAAGCGCGACCTGGAGGACGCGTTCGACCGTCTCGCCGAGCGGTACTACCTGAGCCTGCGGGGCGAGCCGAGGATCTCGGTCGGACGCGACGCCATACGCGTCCGCTTCGACGTCGACAAGGAGGATTGA